The following proteins come from a genomic window of candidate division KSB1 bacterium:
- a CDS encoding acetolactate synthase large subunit, whose translation MKASDLFVKALEEEGVEYVFGIPGEENLDLLNSLRDSTIKLILTRHEQAAGFMAATYGRLTGKAGVCLSTLGPGATNLVTAAAYAQLGAMPMLMITGQKPIKSSKQGHFQIVDIIDMMRPLTKYTQQIVSGNSIPSRVREAFRLAEEERPGAAHLELPEDIASESTNVDIIPKSLVRRPTAEVKSINRAVEMIKQAKHPLILIGAGANRKTTCKMLTLFIQKTGIPFFTTQMGKGVVDEHDPLFLGNAALSDFDFLHRAIENADLLVNVGHDVVEKPPFFMKQGGFNVIHINFSSAVVDPVYFPQVEVIGDIANSVWQLNERLQRQDSWDFSYFFKVKEHIEAHLLEGADDTRFPMYPQRLVADVRKVMPANGIITLDNGVYKIWFARNYKANQPNTVLLDNALATMGAGLPSAMAARIVYPDRRVMAICGDGGFMMNSQELETAVRLKMQLVVLILRDDAYGMIKWKQAAMKFENFGLDYGNPDFVKYAESYGALGYRVESAADLLPMMEECHNTAGVHVIDCQVDYSDNDRILNREIKERSREI comes from the coding sequence ATGAAAGCATCAGATTTATTTGTAAAAGCATTGGAAGAAGAGGGTGTTGAATACGTGTTTGGCATACCAGGTGAGGAAAACCTGGATTTGCTCAATTCATTGCGGGATTCAACAATTAAACTCATTCTAACTCGCCATGAGCAAGCTGCAGGATTTATGGCCGCGACTTATGGTCGACTTACCGGCAAAGCCGGTGTTTGTCTATCAACTTTAGGGCCAGGCGCGACAAACCTGGTAACCGCAGCGGCTTACGCGCAATTAGGCGCTATGCCCATGTTGATGATCACCGGACAAAAACCCATCAAATCCAGTAAGCAAGGGCATTTCCAAATTGTAGACATAATCGATATGATGCGGCCGCTAACGAAATATACCCAGCAGATTGTTAGCGGTAACAGTATTCCATCCCGCGTCCGTGAAGCGTTTCGATTGGCAGAAGAAGAGCGGCCGGGTGCTGCTCATTTGGAATTACCGGAAGATATTGCTTCAGAAAGCACAAATGTAGATATTATTCCAAAAAGTTTGGTACGGCGACCGACTGCAGAAGTTAAATCGATAAATCGCGCAGTAGAAATGATCAAGCAAGCCAAACATCCTCTGATTTTGATCGGAGCGGGGGCAAATCGCAAGACAACGTGCAAGATGTTAACCCTTTTCATCCAAAAGACCGGCATTCCTTTTTTCACCACACAAATGGGAAAAGGGGTGGTTGATGAGCACGATCCATTATTCCTTGGTAATGCTGCTCTTTCTGATTTCGACTTTCTGCACAGGGCCATAGAAAATGCGGACCTGCTTGTAAATGTCGGTCACGATGTCGTGGAAAAACCGCCGTTCTTCATGAAGCAGGGCGGCTTCAATGTCATTCATATCAACTTCTCCTCTGCTGTTGTCGATCCAGTATATTTCCCGCAAGTAGAAGTAATCGGTGATATTGCTAACAGTGTTTGGCAATTAAATGAGCGATTACAAAGACAAGATTCCTGGGACTTCTCTTATTTTTTCAAAGTGAAGGAACATATCGAAGCCCATTTGCTGGAAGGAGCAGATGATACTCGTTTTCCAATGTATCCCCAGAGGTTGGTGGCTGATGTTCGAAAAGTGATGCCGGCAAATGGCATTATCACCCTGGATAACGGTGTGTATAAAATCTGGTTTGCGAGAAATTACAAGGCGAATCAACCGAATACCGTTTTGTTGGACAATGCCCTGGCAACCATGGGCGCAGGATTGCCTTCCGCGATGGCAGCCCGAATCGTTTATCCGGATCGCAGGGTGATGGCTATTTGCGGCGATGGCGGTTTTATGATGAATTCCCAGGAACTGGAAACTGCCGTACGCTTGAAGATGCAATTAGTCGTGCTAATTCTTCGCGATGATGCTTATGGAATGATTAAGTGGAAGCAGGCCGCCATGAAATTCGAGAACTTTGGCCTAGATTATGGCAACCCGGATTTTGTTAAATATGCCGAAAGTTATGGCGCACTGGGTTATCGAGTGGAAAGCGCTGCCGATCTATTGCCAATGATGGAGGAGTGCCATAATACTGCCGGTGTCCATGTGATCGATTGCCAGGTCGATTATTCTGACAATGATCGAATTTTAAATCGTGAGATTAAGGAGAGAAGTAGGGAAATTTGA
- a CDS encoding trypsin-like peptidase domain-containing protein, translating into MLKQIGFDDIVDNRSNLNEELDDTNLLDAYSKAVVAASKKVSPSVVHIKVRKENKRKRRTFPPGQQQSGSGSGFIISPEGFIVTNSHVVMEAAKIEVDLPDGRSFDAELIGTDPSTDLALIRIYAYELKHIKLGDSDRLQVGQLVIAIGNPFGFEYTVTAGVVSALGRSLRSSNGRLIDNVIQTDAALNPGNSGGPLVDTHGMVVGINTAIILPAQGICFAVAASTAKYVVSKLITVGYVKRGHLGIAGQTINLPLRVTNYNKLSTNSGILVQNVEADGPAYNSEIRSGDVIIGFNDLPVAKIDDLHLLLDEKTIEKKSTLDILRRGKKQAVTVIPGELDN; encoded by the coding sequence ATGTTAAAGCAAATTGGATTTGACGATATTGTCGATAATCGTTCCAATCTAAATGAGGAATTAGATGATACTAACTTATTAGATGCCTATTCCAAAGCAGTCGTTGCGGCGTCTAAAAAAGTGAGTCCATCGGTAGTTCATATAAAAGTTCGGAAAGAAAACAAAAGAAAAAGACGAACATTCCCTCCTGGTCAACAACAATCAGGCTCCGGCTCAGGTTTTATTATTTCGCCGGAAGGATTTATTGTCACCAACAGCCATGTTGTTATGGAAGCGGCTAAGATCGAAGTGGATCTTCCGGATGGTAGAAGCTTTGATGCGGAACTAATCGGAACCGATCCGTCCACCGATTTAGCATTGATCCGTATCTATGCTTACGAATTAAAGCATATCAAATTAGGCGACTCGGATCGATTGCAGGTTGGACAATTAGTGATCGCAATTGGCAATCCATTTGGATTTGAATACACCGTAACTGCTGGGGTGGTAAGCGCTTTAGGACGGTCTTTACGATCGAGTAATGGCAGGCTAATTGATAATGTCATCCAAACCGACGCAGCTCTAAATCCCGGTAATTCGGGTGGCCCGTTAGTGGATACTCATGGAATGGTGGTCGGTATCAATACCGCAATCATTTTACCGGCTCAAGGAATTTGTTTTGCGGTGGCGGCCAGTACGGCAAAATATGTTGTCAGTAAACTGATTACTGTCGGCTATGTGAAAAGAGGCCATCTTGGTATAGCCGGTCAGACGATCAATCTTCCCCTTCGAGTCACTAATTACAATAAATTATCGACAAATTCCGGTATACTGGTCCAAAATGTGGAAGCAGATGGACCGGCATATAATTCAGAAATTCGTTCCGGCGATGTGATTATTGGATTTAACGATTTGCCTGTTGCTAAAATCGATGATCTTCATTTATTGCTGGATGAAAAAACCATCGAAAAAAAATCAACTCTTGATATTTTACGGCGAGGCAAAAAGCAAGCAGTTACTGTAATCCCGGGTGAATTGGATAATTAA
- a CDS encoding FAD-dependent oxidoreductase — MKEVIIIGGGLGGMAAALALLMQGFKVSLFESNYRLGGKAGAEKKDENYEDHGFHIFPTWYVNIFKIINELEIQDNFIDVNSFHQIRKKGEFPNLVKIQNFTSFKFALKNIMSGALPKAEMFLYYYSVADLLSQPYRRRAFLDQLSVNGFIRSRFYRTERISLQYQDLLLKFISVPSYRVSAMTTKIMLGFWVKHSIPMHKILKGDMERFFIQPFSQKLKELGCKIVLSSDLEKIDVDGSRIKSVSIRNLKSKKLDRIEVDKLILAIPPEKISNLIDDDVFTSAPQLAKINNLGNEPMAALNIYFKGKINGIPKYHVNLINSKYSITFIDVSQIWDNLNNTVLNIIASEIGKLKTLSDRKATSEIIEELRLFIPFENADIEKTFYQSHVNEPLVTNDVGSWHYRPYASTELKNLYLAGAYCRNHIDMTSMEGAVISGLSAAKKLGEDIGIDLKINIQKPKVYPRILFVLGKIILFPLVVFAKIAVLLGKD, encoded by the coding sequence ATGAAAGAAGTAATAATAATAGGCGGTGGTCTTGGCGGAATGGCAGCCGCTCTAGCTCTTTTAATGCAAGGTTTCAAAGTATCATTATTTGAATCAAATTATCGTCTTGGTGGAAAAGCTGGTGCTGAAAAAAAAGACGAAAATTATGAAGATCATGGCTTTCATATATTCCCCACATGGTATGTAAACATATTTAAGATAATTAATGAACTTGAAATTCAAGATAATTTTATTGATGTAAATAGCTTCCATCAAATTAGAAAAAAAGGCGAATTTCCTAATTTAGTAAAGATTCAAAATTTTACTTCTTTCAAGTTTGCATTAAAAAATATCATGTCGGGAGCCCTTCCTAAGGCTGAAATGTTTTTATACTATTATTCAGTTGCAGATCTTTTGTCTCAACCGTACAGACGAAGAGCATTTCTAGATCAACTGAGTGTTAATGGTTTTATACGTTCGCGATTTTACCGTACAGAAAGAATATCTCTTCAATATCAGGATTTGCTTCTAAAGTTCATCTCGGTCCCAAGTTATAGAGTATCTGCTATGACAACTAAAATTATGTTGGGCTTTTGGGTAAAACATAGTATACCTATGCATAAAATATTAAAAGGAGATATGGAAAGGTTTTTTATACAACCGTTTTCTCAAAAACTTAAAGAACTAGGATGTAAAATTGTATTGTCGAGTGATTTAGAAAAAATTGATGTTGATGGGTCTCGAATAAAGAGCGTTAGTATTAGAAATTTGAAAAGCAAAAAATTAGACAGAATTGAGGTCGATAAGCTTATTCTTGCAATCCCACCGGAAAAGATATCGAACTTAATTGATGATGATGTATTTACTTCTGCGCCTCAACTAGCTAAAATTAATAATTTAGGCAACGAACCAATGGCAGCATTAAATATCTATTTCAAGGGGAAAATTAATGGGATACCCAAGTATCATGTAAACCTAATTAACTCCAAGTATAGCATCACTTTTATTGATGTTTCACAAATTTGGGACAATCTCAACAATACAGTACTGAACATAATTGCATCAGAAATAGGTAAGTTGAAAACACTTTCAGACAGAAAGGCTACTTCCGAAATCATAGAAGAGCTTAGATTGTTCATACCATTTGAAAATGCTGATATTGAAAAAACATTTTATCAGTCACATGTGAATGAACCCCTTGTAACCAATGATGTGGGTTCTTGGCACTATCGCCCATATGCTTCAACCGAACTAAAGAATTTATACCTTGCTGGAGCTTATTGTCGCAATCATATAGATATGACGTCCATGGAAGGCGCAGTTATTTCAGGATTAAGTGCAGCTAAAAAACTAGGAGAAGATATAGGAATTGATTTAAAAATAAATATCCAAAAGCCGAAAGTTTATCCACGAATACTTTTTGTATTGGGTAAGATAATCCTTTTTCCTTTAGTTGTTTTTGCAAAAATAGCTGTTTTGTTAGGAAAGGATTGA
- a CDS encoding carbohydrate binding family 9 domain-containing protein, producing the protein MLKWFLFLFVSNSLQFLIIISHVTANDDSKSGVRDDKIAKAVKTNSAPLIDGEVLSEAIWQQAEPINQFWQTTPDEGKPATQKTEVRIIYTNDVLYVGVVCYDDDPQRIIVSDSRRDASLQETDSFQLIFDTFHDHQNGFVFGTNPAGIEYDAQVTNEGGGRFGGGRQSRGAIGGFNINWDGSWEVSAKISDIGWSAEFAIPFRTLRYPKKEEQIWGLNFQRNIRRRKEQAFWTRLPRQYNLYKLTEAGVLEGLKIPSRTNLKVTPYLLGQVNKDYTINTDAHSANEFGVDAKYSLTPGLTLDMTYNTDFAQVEVDEQQINLDRFNLFFPEKRAFFLENAGTFAVGSPGEVDLFFSRRIGIGEGGIAVPIAGGARLSGKVGSTKLGFLNMQTESVGDSIQANNFGVARISREFPNRTSIGGIFVNRVGTGSLAPDDDHNRTLAVDGRLGIGRYTQLSGFAAKTWTSGVSGDEYAFKFGAQYRSEAWFLIANYTEVADQFNPEVGFLQRSGFRKPDFLIFHTYRPKNFMGLHEVRPHISYRGFWGFSGFQQTGHLHFDNHWEWKNGYEVHSGLNFTTEGVSEEFEISDNVFVPVGSYHHKEAQIIAFTNRGAPLSLSTRITAGGIFGGTRFTSSSTLRWRVGETFNTEISWSHNNFDLPGGEFNTDLIRGRISYSFTPKLFLQSLLQYNSRSEQFSMNLRFTWIQTANTGLFLVYNEVSDYDNSDFSVQNRAFIIKYSQMIDVFR; encoded by the coding sequence ATGTTGAAATGGTTTCTATTTTTATTCGTTTCAAATTCCCTTCAATTTCTTATTATTATTTCCCATGTTACTGCAAATGACGATAGCAAGTCCGGAGTTCGGGATGACAAAATTGCAAAAGCGGTTAAGACAAATTCAGCCCCTCTAATTGATGGTGAAGTTCTCAGTGAAGCTATTTGGCAACAAGCTGAACCCATCAACCAATTTTGGCAGACTACACCAGATGAAGGCAAGCCAGCTACTCAGAAGACAGAAGTTCGCATCATCTACACAAATGATGTGCTATACGTTGGCGTGGTTTGTTATGATGATGATCCGCAGAGAATCATCGTTTCAGATAGCCGTAGAGATGCTTCGCTACAAGAAACCGACAGCTTTCAGCTTATTTTCGATACATTCCATGATCATCAGAATGGATTTGTTTTTGGCACCAATCCTGCCGGTATTGAATATGATGCCCAGGTTACTAATGAAGGAGGAGGACGTTTTGGCGGCGGCCGGCAAAGCCGCGGTGCAATTGGCGGATTTAATATCAATTGGGATGGATCATGGGAAGTTAGCGCTAAAATTTCCGATATTGGCTGGAGCGCCGAATTCGCTATTCCTTTTCGAACTTTGAGATATCCGAAAAAAGAAGAACAGATCTGGGGACTTAATTTTCAACGCAATATTCGTCGAAGGAAAGAGCAAGCCTTTTGGACTCGGCTGCCACGGCAATATAATTTATATAAACTAACTGAGGCGGGAGTTCTTGAGGGGCTTAAAATCCCCAGCAGGACCAATCTTAAAGTAACGCCTTATTTACTGGGTCAAGTCAATAAAGACTATACGATTAACACAGATGCACATTCCGCCAATGAGTTTGGTGTGGATGCGAAATATAGCTTAACTCCGGGACTAACTTTAGATATGACTTACAATACCGACTTTGCCCAGGTGGAGGTTGATGAGCAGCAAATTAATCTCGATAGATTTAACCTGTTTTTTCCGGAGAAAAGGGCTTTTTTTCTTGAGAATGCCGGAACGTTTGCGGTTGGCAGCCCGGGTGAGGTTGACTTGTTTTTTAGCAGACGAATTGGAATTGGAGAAGGCGGGATAGCAGTACCCATTGCCGGAGGTGCACGCTTGTCGGGGAAAGTAGGATCAACAAAATTGGGCTTCCTTAACATGCAAACTGAAAGCGTTGGAGATTCCATTCAAGCCAACAACTTTGGTGTGGCAAGAATTAGCAGGGAGTTTCCCAACCGCACTTCAATTGGAGGCATCTTTGTGAATCGTGTTGGAACCGGAAGTCTAGCTCCTGATGATGATCATAACCGAACTCTTGCTGTAGACGGCCGGCTTGGAATTGGACGTTATACGCAACTATCCGGATTCGCTGCAAAAACCTGGACGTCTGGAGTGTCGGGAGATGAGTATGCATTTAAATTTGGAGCCCAATATCGATCAGAGGCATGGTTCTTAATCGCAAATTATACCGAGGTAGCTGACCAATTTAATCCTGAAGTTGGATTCCTGCAAAGGTCTGGATTTCGTAAACCCGATTTTTTAATTTTTCATACTTATCGTCCTAAGAATTTTATGGGTCTGCATGAAGTCCGGCCGCATATATCCTATCGAGGATTCTGGGGATTTTCCGGATTTCAGCAAACCGGTCATCTGCATTTTGATAATCACTGGGAATGGAAGAATGGCTATGAAGTCCACTCGGGTCTTAATTTCACAACTGAGGGAGTTTCAGAAGAATTTGAGATTAGCGATAATGTTTTCGTTCCCGTTGGTTCATATCACCATAAAGAGGCCCAGATTATTGCATTTACCAATCGTGGGGCGCCTTTAAGTTTAAGCACCCGAATCACGGCAGGAGGAATTTTTGGTGGAACCCGATTCACGAGTAGTAGTACTCTTCGCTGGCGTGTTGGTGAGACTTTCAACACGGAAATCAGTTGGAGCCATAATAATTTTGATTTACCCGGAGGGGAATTTAATACCGATTTAATCCGGGGTAGAATATCTTACTCATTTACTCCCAAATTATTCTTGCAGAGCCTGCTTCAATATAACAGCCGCTCAGAACAATTCTCAATGAATCTGAGATTCACCTGGATACAAACAGCAAATACCGGATTATTCCTTGTATATAATGAAGTCAGTGATTACGATAATTCTGATTTTAGTGTTCAAAACCGTGCGTTTATCATAAAGTATTCTCAGATGATCGATGTGTTTAGATGA
- a CDS encoding M55 family metallopeptidase, which yields MNNLFRLSNNIKWLITFFVILIFTGPGLSQNKKLKVYISVDMEGTVGSVTGDQLGPSGFEYSRFREFMTNETLAAIKAAKESGATEILVSDSHGNGENLLIDKFPEDIRIIRSWSRKLSMMAGIDETFDAAIFIGYHSSTTNMEGVRAHTMSSARLTRVALNGIDMPEAGINAAIAGHFGVPVVMISGDDAVIKETRSIIGDIEAAEVKKSLGFHSANTLTPAAAYKLIYEKVKTALSRLGDFKPYVLKKPITLEVGFKHYRPVEILGYLSLVERIDSHTIRFVGKNILEVSNFLVFITSYDSNLQP from the coding sequence ATGAATAATCTGTTTAGATTGTCAAATAATATAAAATGGCTAATAACTTTTTTTGTAATCCTAATTTTTACAGGACCAGGACTTTCACAAAATAAAAAATTAAAAGTCTATATTTCCGTTGATATGGAAGGTACGGTCGGCAGTGTTACCGGAGATCAGCTTGGACCAAGCGGATTCGAGTATTCCCGCTTCCGTGAGTTTATGACAAATGAAACCCTGGCGGCCATCAAGGCTGCAAAGGAGTCTGGTGCGACCGAGATTCTGGTAAGCGATTCCCATGGCAATGGGGAAAATCTGCTCATCGATAAGTTTCCGGAAGATATACGGATCATCCGATCCTGGTCGCGGAAATTATCCATGATGGCTGGTATAGACGAGACATTTGACGCGGCAATTTTTATCGGATATCATTCTTCCACCACCAATATGGAAGGCGTTCGCGCCCATACCATGTCAAGCGCCAGATTGACTCGCGTGGCATTGAATGGCATCGATATGCCGGAAGCTGGCATTAATGCGGCAATCGCCGGTCATTTTGGTGTTCCTGTCGTGATGATTTCTGGCGATGATGCGGTCATAAAAGAAACGCGTTCGATTATTGGTGATATAGAAGCGGCCGAAGTGAAAAAGAGTTTAGGTTTTCATTCGGCAAATACACTTACACCGGCAGCAGCTTATAAGCTTATCTATGAGAAAGTTAAAACAGCGCTTTCTCGCCTGGGTGATTTCAAACCCTATGTGCTCAAAAAACCAATCACATTGGAGGTTGGATTTAAGCATTATCGACCGGTTGAGATCCTTGGTTATTTAAGTTTGGTTGAGCGCATCGATTCACACACAATTCGCTTCGTTGGTAAAAATATACTTGAAGTATCCAACTTTTTAGTTTTCATTACTAGTTATGATTCCAATCTTCAACCCTGA
- a CDS encoding GIY-YIG nuclease family protein gives MHQYYVYIMTNKSGTLYIGVTNNLNRRVYEHKEKLIRGFTSRYNLSKLVYHETCYDINQAIVREKQLKGWLRNKQIELIEKTNPYWRDLSKDGYKK, from the coding sequence ATGCATCAATATTATGTTTACATCATGACAAACAAATCAGGTACTCTTTATATTGGAGTTACAAATAATTTGAACCGTAGAGTTTATGAACATAAAGAAAAACTGATAAGGGGTTTTACGTCTAGATATAATCTATCGAAACTAGTCTACCATGAAACATGTTATGATATAAACCAAGCCATTGTTCGTGAGAAGCAACTAAAAGGTTGGTTAAGAAATAAGCAAATTGAACTCATCGAAAAAACAAATCCATATTGGAGAGACTTAAGTAAAGATGGGTATAAAAAATAG
- a CDS encoding amidohydrolase, whose amino-acid sequence MIKFKFDALSFVLIVLFAGLQLSCSGTNEADLVLRNGKIVTVDDNNPEAQALAIKGDKIVAIGSDEDIRIMIGLKTKVIDLDGKLAIPGFIEGHGHFMGIGYAKMNLELMNVKNWEEIVAMVAEAAKNAEPGAWITGRGWHQEKWDRTPVPSVDGNPTHHRLSEVAPDNPVRLGHASGHSSIVNAKAMELAGITKDTADPDGGEILRDADGNPTGVLRETAQGLISRARNQAAEERSEEEIEANKRKAIKLAQEDCLSKGITSFQDAGSGFGTIDLFKRVIADGELKLRLWVMVSGSNERLEENLANYKIIGEGNNMLTVRAIKKAIDGALGSHGAWLLEPYTDLPTSSGLNTTSLESLKETARLAALNDFQLCVHAIGDRGNQEVLNIFEDTYKNNPNKSDLRWRIEHAQHLYPSDIARFGELGVIASMQGIHCTSDAPWVPKRLGDKRAEEGAYVWQKLMAAGAVVTNGTDAPVEDVDPIASYYATVSRKSKDGSVFYPDQRMSRLEALKSYTINCAYAAFEEEIKGSLTIGKLADITVLSKDIMTIPEDEIPSTEVIYTIVGGKVMYEKDK is encoded by the coding sequence ATGATAAAATTCAAGTTTGATGCCTTAAGTTTTGTTCTTATTGTGTTGTTTGCAGGTCTTCAATTATCCTGTAGCGGAACGAATGAAGCAGACCTGGTGTTGCGAAATGGAAAAATCGTAACTGTCGATGACAACAATCCTGAAGCTCAGGCTCTGGCAATAAAAGGCGACAAGATTGTTGCAATTGGCAGCGACGAGGACATTCGGATAATGATTGGTCTGAAGACCAAAGTAATCGATCTGGATGGAAAACTGGCCATCCCTGGCTTTATCGAAGGGCATGGCCATTTTATGGGCATCGGGTATGCAAAAATGAACCTGGAATTGATGAACGTGAAAAACTGGGAAGAGATTGTAGCGATGGTTGCAGAAGCGGCGAAAAATGCTGAGCCGGGTGCATGGATTACCGGCAGGGGTTGGCACCAGGAAAAATGGGATCGTACTCCTGTTCCAAGTGTAGACGGCAATCCAACTCATCACAGGCTCAGTGAAGTGGCTCCCGATAACCCGGTTCGTTTGGGGCATGCCAGCGGACATAGTTCGATTGTGAATGCTAAAGCCATGGAACTTGCTGGTATCACCAAAGACACAGCGGATCCCGATGGCGGGGAAATTCTGAGAGATGCCGATGGCAACCCGACTGGGGTGTTGCGGGAAACAGCCCAAGGATTGATATCACGAGCTCGAAATCAAGCAGCAGAGGAGCGTTCAGAAGAAGAGATAGAAGCCAACAAGCGTAAGGCAATCAAACTGGCGCAAGAGGATTGTCTATCAAAAGGAATTACGAGTTTTCAAGATGCAGGCTCTGGATTCGGCACCATCGATCTATTCAAGAGAGTGATTGCCGATGGCGAGTTGAAGTTGAGGCTTTGGGTGATGGTAAGCGGCAGCAATGAGCGATTAGAAGAAAATCTTGCCAACTATAAAATCATTGGTGAAGGCAACAATATGTTAACGGTTCGGGCTATTAAGAAGGCAATAGATGGAGCGCTCGGTTCCCACGGCGCCTGGCTGCTGGAGCCATATACGGATTTACCCACATCCTCCGGATTGAACACCACATCCCTGGAATCACTGAAAGAAACAGCACGGTTAGCGGCTTTAAATGATTTTCAATTGTGTGTTCATGCTATCGGAGACCGGGGCAACCAGGAGGTACTCAATATTTTTGAAGATACATATAAAAATAATCCGAACAAGTCAGATTTACGCTGGCGAATCGAACATGCCCAGCATTTATATCCTTCCGACATTGCACGATTCGGTGAATTGGGAGTGATTGCTTCGATGCAAGGTATCCATTGTACTTCAGATGCTCCATGGGTACCCAAGCGTCTGGGTGATAAAAGAGCAGAAGAAGGCGCATATGTCTGGCAAAAGTTAATGGCTGCGGGCGCAGTTGTTACAAATGGAACAGATGCCCCGGTTGAGGATGTCGATCCGATTGCCAGTTATTATGCCACGGTTTCCCGCAAATCAAAAGATGGTTCTGTTTTTTATCCTGATCAGCGCATGAGCCGTTTGGAAGCTTTGAAAAGCTATACGATCAATTGCGCCTATGCTGCTTTCGAAGAGGAGATAAAAGGCTCATTAACTATCGGGAAACTGGCAGATATAACTGTTTTGTCCAAAGATATCATGACGATTCCGGAGGATGAGATTCCGTCTACAGAAGTAATTTACACAATCGTTGGTGGAAAGGTGATGTACGAGAAAGATAAGTAA